A single region of the Anopheles funestus chromosome X, idAnoFuneDA-416_04, whole genome shotgun sequence genome encodes:
- the LOC125761510 gene encoding phospholipid-transporting ATPase IF isoform X2, producing MGNRVSQESESLSVKVGCDVQEEKQSGETNRIKSTKYTLLTFLPLNLFEQFRRIANLYFLFMTVISIVIDSPVSPMTSLVPLVFVIAVTAAKQGYESFLRYRADNMVNFSPVTVIRAGEMVDIRCQDIRRGDIVLMSRDCDIPCDVVLLQSSDEHARCYVTTANLDGETNLKTMAAPKGVPGVPPERLHTIGRIEYERPHTDLYSFNGRIELADTYVTGGEHSVLPLAAENLLLRGSRIRNTEWAIGCAVYTGQQTKLALNSRMTTSKMSSSERYVNKYLVFFLVLLVVIVTVSYFLKRYNDEYRTEHNIYLGEILSNYRVSQFLQDYFSFLILFNYLIPISLYVTIEMAKFLGGFYLEWDPDLYDEETDQPCIVNTSDINEELGQVSLLFSDKTGTLTKNIMIFQQCSINGRKYEQKGRRLQEAGRRNALKINELPSPVYDFFQALAVCHTVQVAGDYTKESEEERTNEPIKEEGNDVLLEESFVSGDSTGMAVASESSPKASPVHNGQRITSTLLDEGGTRVEVTPNPSRPQSMYETQETSFIVQQNHFGSNGNLQLPDMLPELKRTISAYEEKPAALPFGDTKQLGHRRTQSHVPPGVNRPKSYQIAVTGAGIPPRPVVTLRRNRGSYLSRSNRESYAAPAYNESALIQRQESHLRQREVDSFIRKMDYQASSPDEKALVEACARMGLVYIGDDGDQMQIRLRRSCVRANVRSRLGEIPDEEVVQYERLAVLEFTSDRKRMSIIVRDTYGQIWLYTKGAESHVLPLCAYSPLIETTQEHIDEFAKLGLRTLAVARRRLSEQEYRTFSDELIEAGSSLVDRAELVDACQSRIEKNLELLGATAVEDALQDDIQSTLQALGQAGIRVWVLTGDKVETALNIALSCGHIPDGSARYFITDCRAPENLQQHLDTLALEMFRQRDVPFSLLIDGASLKIALEHHREQFRDVSERCRAVLCCRLSPLQKSEVVQLMKTAESAPVTAAIGDGANDVSMIQEAHVGLGIVGREGRQAARCADYAFAKFCMLKKLLLVHGHYFSTRLAVLVLYFFYKNLVFMGIQLYFQIHSLFSNQSVYDSVFLTLYNVVYTAIPVLVLALTEKPYQEQTLLKIPSLYQKVAGNKQYAWKYFIGWMVLGIYHFSIIYFFTYAEFIGNPAVYSYWPATVSFPCFGTILIHNVVVLVNLKLLIESIYKSYIFIATVLLSIFAFMGSTFVYNLLDINYDQSMLHVYNNLLSSLTFWALSFVILIAAFLPDMTMLAIRAMEIKLGHIFPGGAKYRRVLFQRRSDQLQSTDL from the exons ATG GGTAACCGGGTGTCGCAAGAGTCGGAATCGCTGAGCGTGAAGGTGGGTTGCGATGTACAGGAGGAGAAACAGTCGGGCGAAACGAATCGTATCAAGTCCACGAAATATACGCTGCTTACCTTTCTGCCGCTTAATCTGTTCGAGCAGTTTCGGCGCATCGCTAATCTGTACTTCCTGTTCATGACCGTCATATCGATAGTGATAG ATAGTCCGGTATCGCCGATGACGTCGCTAGTGCCGCTAGTGTTCGTAATAGCGGTGACAGCCGCAAAGCAAGGGTACGAAAGTTTTCTGCGCTATCGGGCAGATAATATGGTAAACTTCTCACCGGTGACGGTGATACGGGCCGGTGAGATGGTGGACATCCGGTGTCAGGATATACGGCGCGGTGACATCGTGCTGATGTCGCGCGATTGTGATATACCGTGCGATGTGGTGCTGCTGCAGAGTTCCGACGAGCATGCGCGGTGTTACGTGACTACGGCCAACCTGGATGGGGAGACGAACCTGAAGACGATGGCCGCACCGAAGGGTGTACCGGGTGTGCCACCGGAACGGCTGCACACGATCGGACGGATCGAGTATGAGCGACCCCATACCGATCTGTACAGCTTCAATGGACGGATCGAGCTGGCGGACACATATGTGACCGGTGGGGAGCACAGTGTACTACCGCTAGCAGCCGAAAATCTACTACTGCGTGGCAGTCGCATACGCAACACCGAGTGGGCAATCGGTTGTGCCGTGTACACCGGACAACAGACGAAGCTGGCACTGAACAGCCGCATGACCACGAGCAAGATGAGCTCCAGTGAGCGGTACGTCAACAAGTATCTGGTATTCTTTCTGGTGCTGCTGGTCGTGATCGTCACCGTGAGCTACTTTCTCAAGCGTTACAACGATGAGTATCGGACGGAGCACAACATCTACCTCGGGGAGATACTGTCCAACTATCGCGTGTCACAGTTTCTGCAGGATTACTTCTCGTTTCTCATACTGTTCAACTACCTGATACCGATCTCGCTGTACGTAACGATCGAGATGGCAAAGTTTCTCGGCGGGTTCTATCTCGAGTGGGATCCGGACCTGTACGATGAGGAAACGGACCAACCGTGCATAGTGAACACGTCGGACATTAACGAGGAGCTTGGCCAGGTGTCGTTGCTGTTCTCGGACAAAACTGGCACGCTTACGAAGAACATCATGATATTTCAGCAGTGCTCTATCAATGGGCGCAAGTACGAACAGAAAGGTCGTCGCCTGCAAGAAGCCGGCCGTCGGAATGCACTCAAAATCAACGAGCTGCCG AGTCCGGTGTATGATTTCTTTCAAGCGCTAGCCGTGTGTCACACGGTACAGGTAGCCGGTGACTACACAAAAGAATCGGAAGAAGAACGAACAAATGAACCAATCAAGGAGGAAGGAAATGATGTGCTGCTGGAGGAATCGTTTGTCTCCGGTGACAGTACCGGTATGGCAGTAGCGTCGGAATCAAGCCCTAAAGCATCACCGGTGCACAATGGTCAACGGATCACGAGCACGTTGTTGGATGAGGGTGGTACCCGTGTCGAAGTAACGCCAAATCCATCCCGTCCCCAGAGCATGTACGAGACGCAGGAAACGAGCTTCATCGTACAGCAGAACCATTTCGGTAGCAATGGCAATCTCCAACTGCCGGATATGCTGCCCGAGTTGAAGCGTACGATATCGGCGTACGAGGAAAAACCGGCCGCGTTGCCGTTCGGCGATACGAAGCAGCTCGGCCATCGGCGCACACAGTCCCACGTACCGCCCGGTGTGAATCGGCCAAAGAGTTACCAGATAGCGGTTACCGGTGCGGGGATACCACCCCGCCCGGTGGTGACATTGCGCCGTAACCGTGGTTCCTATCTGTCCCGTTCGAACAGAGAATCGTACGCAGCACCGGCGTACAACGAATCTGCTCTCATACAGCGACAGGAATCGCATCTGCGGCAGCGCGAGGTCGACTCATTCATTCG caAAATGGACTATCAAGCATCGAGCCCGGACGAGAAAGCACTGGTGGAGGCGTGCGCACGTATGGGGCTGGTGTACATTGGTGACGATGGTGACCAGATGCAAATCCGGCTGCGCCGGTCGTGTGTGCGCGCTAATGTACGGTCACGGCTCGGCGAGATACCGGACGAGGAGGTGGTACAGTACGAGCGGTTGGCGGTGCTAGAATTTACCTCCGATCGGAAACGGATGAGCATCATCGTCCGTGACACGTACGGTCAGATCTGGCTGTATACCAAGGGTGCCGAAAGTCACGTTCTACCGCTGTGTGCCTACTCGCCGCTGATCGAAACGACCCAGGAACACATTGATGAGTTTGCGAAGCTGGGCTTGCGTACGCTTGCGGTTGCCCGGCGCCGACTGTCGGAACAGGAGTACCGCACGTTCAGTGACGAGTTAATAGAGGCCGGCAGCTCACTGGTTGATCGGGCGGAACTTGTAGATGCATGTCAGAGCCGGATCGAGAAGAATTTGGAACTGCTCGGTGCAACCGCGGTAGAGGATGCGCTGCAGGACGACATTCAGAGTACGCTGCAGGCACTCGGGCAGGCCGGCATCCGGGTGTGGGTACTGACCGGTGATAAGGTCGAGACAGCACTAAACATTGCCCTCAGCTGTGGTCACATACCGGACGGTTCGGCACGCTACTTCATCACCGACTGCCGGGCGCCGGAAAATTTGCAGCAGCATTTGGACACGCTTGCGCTGGAAATGTTCCGCCAGCGTGACGTACCCTTTTCGCTGCTGATCGACGGTGCCAGTCTGAAGATCGCACTCGAGCACCATCGGGAGCAGTTCCGGGATGTGAGTGAACGGTGCCGTGCGGTACTGTGCTGCCGTTTAAGCCCGCTGCAGAAAAGTGAGGTTGTGCAGCTGATGAAAACGGCCGAAAGTGCACCGGTGACGGCTGCAATCGGTGACGGTGCGAATGATGTTTCGATGATCCAGGAGGCACACGTCGGTCTCGGCATCGTTGGTCGCGAAGGGCGACAGGCAGCACGGTGTGCGGATTACGCGTTTGCCAAGTTTTGCATGCTGAAGAAGCTGTTGCTCGTGCACGGTCATTACTTTAGTACGCGTCTCGCGGTGCTGGTGCTGTACTTCTTCTACAAAAACCTCGTGTTTATGGGCATACAGCTGTACTTCCAGATACACAGCCTCTTCTCCAACCAGTCGGTGTACGATTCGGTGTTTCTCACACTGTACAATGTTGTGTACACCGCCATCCCGGTGCTGGTGCTAGCGCTTACCGAAAAACCGTACCAAGAGCAGACGCTACTTAA AATACCTTCGCTTTATCAGAAGGTAGCCGGAAACAAGCAATATGCTTGGAAGTACTTTATCGGCTGGATGGTGCTCGGTATCTATCACTTTTCGATCATCTACTTCTTCACGTACGCCGAATTTATCGGAAATCCGGCCGTATACTCGTACTGGCCCGCTACGGTTAGCTTTCCCTGCTTCGGTACCATACTCATACACAACGTGGTTGTGCTCGTCAATCTGAAGCTGTTGATTGAATCGATCTACAAATCATACATATTTATtgccaccgtcctgctgtcgaTCTTTGCCTTTATGGGGTCTACCTTCGTGTACAACCTGCTGGACAT CAACTACGACCAATCCATGCTGCACGTCTACAACAACTTGCTATCGTCGTTAACGTTCTGGGCACTCAGCTTTGTGATACTGATAGCGGCCTTTCTGCCGGACATGACGATGCTAGCGATACGGGCGATGGAAATCAAGCTCGGGCACATCTTCCCGGGCGGTGCCAAATACCGTCGTGTGCTGTTCCAGCGGCGAAGCGATCAGCTACAATCCACCGATCTTTAA
- the LOC125761510 gene encoding phospholipid-transporting ATPase IF isoform X1, with the protein MLPEIETLADSVEDEQEPIAKRSYRWTGWYASFCRCKGNRVSQESESLSVKVGCDVQEEKQSGETNRIKSTKYTLLTFLPLNLFEQFRRIANLYFLFMTVISIVIDSPVSPMTSLVPLVFVIAVTAAKQGYESFLRYRADNMVNFSPVTVIRAGEMVDIRCQDIRRGDIVLMSRDCDIPCDVVLLQSSDEHARCYVTTANLDGETNLKTMAAPKGVPGVPPERLHTIGRIEYERPHTDLYSFNGRIELADTYVTGGEHSVLPLAAENLLLRGSRIRNTEWAIGCAVYTGQQTKLALNSRMTTSKMSSSERYVNKYLVFFLVLLVVIVTVSYFLKRYNDEYRTEHNIYLGEILSNYRVSQFLQDYFSFLILFNYLIPISLYVTIEMAKFLGGFYLEWDPDLYDEETDQPCIVNTSDINEELGQVSLLFSDKTGTLTKNIMIFQQCSINGRKYEQKGRRLQEAGRRNALKINELPSPVYDFFQALAVCHTVQVAGDYTKESEEERTNEPIKEEGNDVLLEESFVSGDSTGMAVASESSPKASPVHNGQRITSTLLDEGGTRVEVTPNPSRPQSMYETQETSFIVQQNHFGSNGNLQLPDMLPELKRTISAYEEKPAALPFGDTKQLGHRRTQSHVPPGVNRPKSYQIAVTGAGIPPRPVVTLRRNRGSYLSRSNRESYAAPAYNESALIQRQESHLRQREVDSFIRKMDYQASSPDEKALVEACARMGLVYIGDDGDQMQIRLRRSCVRANVRSRLGEIPDEEVVQYERLAVLEFTSDRKRMSIIVRDTYGQIWLYTKGAESHVLPLCAYSPLIETTQEHIDEFAKLGLRTLAVARRRLSEQEYRTFSDELIEAGSSLVDRAELVDACQSRIEKNLELLGATAVEDALQDDIQSTLQALGQAGIRVWVLTGDKVETALNIALSCGHIPDGSARYFITDCRAPENLQQHLDTLALEMFRQRDVPFSLLIDGASLKIALEHHREQFRDVSERCRAVLCCRLSPLQKSEVVQLMKTAESAPVTAAIGDGANDVSMIQEAHVGLGIVGREGRQAARCADYAFAKFCMLKKLLLVHGHYFSTRLAVLVLYFFYKNLVFMGIQLYFQIHSLFSNQSVYDSVFLTLYNVVYTAIPVLVLALTEKPYQEQTLLKIPSLYQKVAGNKQYAWKYFIGWMVLGIYHFSIIYFFTYAEFIGNPAVYSYWPATVSFPCFGTILIHNVVVLVNLKLLIESIYKSYIFIATVLLSIFAFMGSTFVYNLLDINYDQSMLHVYNNLLSSLTFWALSFVILIAAFLPDMTMLAIRAMEIKLGHIFPGGAKYRRVLFQRRSDQLQSTDL; encoded by the exons ATGTTGCCAGAAATTGAAACACTTGCCGACTCGGTAGAGGACGAACAGGAACCCATTGCCAAGCGTTCCTACCGTTGGACCGGCTGGTATGCGTCGTTTTGCCGATGCAAG GGTAACCGGGTGTCGCAAGAGTCGGAATCGCTGAGCGTGAAGGTGGGTTGCGATGTACAGGAGGAGAAACAGTCGGGCGAAACGAATCGTATCAAGTCCACGAAATATACGCTGCTTACCTTTCTGCCGCTTAATCTGTTCGAGCAGTTTCGGCGCATCGCTAATCTGTACTTCCTGTTCATGACCGTCATATCGATAGTGATAG ATAGTCCGGTATCGCCGATGACGTCGCTAGTGCCGCTAGTGTTCGTAATAGCGGTGACAGCCGCAAAGCAAGGGTACGAAAGTTTTCTGCGCTATCGGGCAGATAATATGGTAAACTTCTCACCGGTGACGGTGATACGGGCCGGTGAGATGGTGGACATCCGGTGTCAGGATATACGGCGCGGTGACATCGTGCTGATGTCGCGCGATTGTGATATACCGTGCGATGTGGTGCTGCTGCAGAGTTCCGACGAGCATGCGCGGTGTTACGTGACTACGGCCAACCTGGATGGGGAGACGAACCTGAAGACGATGGCCGCACCGAAGGGTGTACCGGGTGTGCCACCGGAACGGCTGCACACGATCGGACGGATCGAGTATGAGCGACCCCATACCGATCTGTACAGCTTCAATGGACGGATCGAGCTGGCGGACACATATGTGACCGGTGGGGAGCACAGTGTACTACCGCTAGCAGCCGAAAATCTACTACTGCGTGGCAGTCGCATACGCAACACCGAGTGGGCAATCGGTTGTGCCGTGTACACCGGACAACAGACGAAGCTGGCACTGAACAGCCGCATGACCACGAGCAAGATGAGCTCCAGTGAGCGGTACGTCAACAAGTATCTGGTATTCTTTCTGGTGCTGCTGGTCGTGATCGTCACCGTGAGCTACTTTCTCAAGCGTTACAACGATGAGTATCGGACGGAGCACAACATCTACCTCGGGGAGATACTGTCCAACTATCGCGTGTCACAGTTTCTGCAGGATTACTTCTCGTTTCTCATACTGTTCAACTACCTGATACCGATCTCGCTGTACGTAACGATCGAGATGGCAAAGTTTCTCGGCGGGTTCTATCTCGAGTGGGATCCGGACCTGTACGATGAGGAAACGGACCAACCGTGCATAGTGAACACGTCGGACATTAACGAGGAGCTTGGCCAGGTGTCGTTGCTGTTCTCGGACAAAACTGGCACGCTTACGAAGAACATCATGATATTTCAGCAGTGCTCTATCAATGGGCGCAAGTACGAACAGAAAGGTCGTCGCCTGCAAGAAGCCGGCCGTCGGAATGCACTCAAAATCAACGAGCTGCCG AGTCCGGTGTATGATTTCTTTCAAGCGCTAGCCGTGTGTCACACGGTACAGGTAGCCGGTGACTACACAAAAGAATCGGAAGAAGAACGAACAAATGAACCAATCAAGGAGGAAGGAAATGATGTGCTGCTGGAGGAATCGTTTGTCTCCGGTGACAGTACCGGTATGGCAGTAGCGTCGGAATCAAGCCCTAAAGCATCACCGGTGCACAATGGTCAACGGATCACGAGCACGTTGTTGGATGAGGGTGGTACCCGTGTCGAAGTAACGCCAAATCCATCCCGTCCCCAGAGCATGTACGAGACGCAGGAAACGAGCTTCATCGTACAGCAGAACCATTTCGGTAGCAATGGCAATCTCCAACTGCCGGATATGCTGCCCGAGTTGAAGCGTACGATATCGGCGTACGAGGAAAAACCGGCCGCGTTGCCGTTCGGCGATACGAAGCAGCTCGGCCATCGGCGCACACAGTCCCACGTACCGCCCGGTGTGAATCGGCCAAAGAGTTACCAGATAGCGGTTACCGGTGCGGGGATACCACCCCGCCCGGTGGTGACATTGCGCCGTAACCGTGGTTCCTATCTGTCCCGTTCGAACAGAGAATCGTACGCAGCACCGGCGTACAACGAATCTGCTCTCATACAGCGACAGGAATCGCATCTGCGGCAGCGCGAGGTCGACTCATTCATTCG caAAATGGACTATCAAGCATCGAGCCCGGACGAGAAAGCACTGGTGGAGGCGTGCGCACGTATGGGGCTGGTGTACATTGGTGACGATGGTGACCAGATGCAAATCCGGCTGCGCCGGTCGTGTGTGCGCGCTAATGTACGGTCACGGCTCGGCGAGATACCGGACGAGGAGGTGGTACAGTACGAGCGGTTGGCGGTGCTAGAATTTACCTCCGATCGGAAACGGATGAGCATCATCGTCCGTGACACGTACGGTCAGATCTGGCTGTATACCAAGGGTGCCGAAAGTCACGTTCTACCGCTGTGTGCCTACTCGCCGCTGATCGAAACGACCCAGGAACACATTGATGAGTTTGCGAAGCTGGGCTTGCGTACGCTTGCGGTTGCCCGGCGCCGACTGTCGGAACAGGAGTACCGCACGTTCAGTGACGAGTTAATAGAGGCCGGCAGCTCACTGGTTGATCGGGCGGAACTTGTAGATGCATGTCAGAGCCGGATCGAGAAGAATTTGGAACTGCTCGGTGCAACCGCGGTAGAGGATGCGCTGCAGGACGACATTCAGAGTACGCTGCAGGCACTCGGGCAGGCCGGCATCCGGGTGTGGGTACTGACCGGTGATAAGGTCGAGACAGCACTAAACATTGCCCTCAGCTGTGGTCACATACCGGACGGTTCGGCACGCTACTTCATCACCGACTGCCGGGCGCCGGAAAATTTGCAGCAGCATTTGGACACGCTTGCGCTGGAAATGTTCCGCCAGCGTGACGTACCCTTTTCGCTGCTGATCGACGGTGCCAGTCTGAAGATCGCACTCGAGCACCATCGGGAGCAGTTCCGGGATGTGAGTGAACGGTGCCGTGCGGTACTGTGCTGCCGTTTAAGCCCGCTGCAGAAAAGTGAGGTTGTGCAGCTGATGAAAACGGCCGAAAGTGCACCGGTGACGGCTGCAATCGGTGACGGTGCGAATGATGTTTCGATGATCCAGGAGGCACACGTCGGTCTCGGCATCGTTGGTCGCGAAGGGCGACAGGCAGCACGGTGTGCGGATTACGCGTTTGCCAAGTTTTGCATGCTGAAGAAGCTGTTGCTCGTGCACGGTCATTACTTTAGTACGCGTCTCGCGGTGCTGGTGCTGTACTTCTTCTACAAAAACCTCGTGTTTATGGGCATACAGCTGTACTTCCAGATACACAGCCTCTTCTCCAACCAGTCGGTGTACGATTCGGTGTTTCTCACACTGTACAATGTTGTGTACACCGCCATCCCGGTGCTGGTGCTAGCGCTTACCGAAAAACCGTACCAAGAGCAGACGCTACTTAA AATACCTTCGCTTTATCAGAAGGTAGCCGGAAACAAGCAATATGCTTGGAAGTACTTTATCGGCTGGATGGTGCTCGGTATCTATCACTTTTCGATCATCTACTTCTTCACGTACGCCGAATTTATCGGAAATCCGGCCGTATACTCGTACTGGCCCGCTACGGTTAGCTTTCCCTGCTTCGGTACCATACTCATACACAACGTGGTTGTGCTCGTCAATCTGAAGCTGTTGATTGAATCGATCTACAAATCATACATATTTATtgccaccgtcctgctgtcgaTCTTTGCCTTTATGGGGTCTACCTTCGTGTACAACCTGCTGGACAT CAACTACGACCAATCCATGCTGCACGTCTACAACAACTTGCTATCGTCGTTAACGTTCTGGGCACTCAGCTTTGTGATACTGATAGCGGCCTTTCTGCCGGACATGACGATGCTAGCGATACGGGCGATGGAAATCAAGCTCGGGCACATCTTCCCGGGCGGTGCCAAATACCGTCGTGTGCTGTTCCAGCGGCGAAGCGATCAGCTACAATCCACCGATCTTTAA